The genomic interval GAAAGCGAACTGAGTGAGTCTCACTTTCTTGTTTTCAACAATCCTTTTGGGTTCTTTGTAACAAAAATTGGAAGAAAGCTGTAACTTCATCGAATTTATGCTTCAGAAATTTTAGGAGATTGATGAACTCAGGTGAGTAATTAGTCTCTACAATTTAGCCATCTTGTTTAGTTGTTCGACTATTTGAGATTACCTTTGAGGATCGATCTTTCTCTGATTTCATTTCCCCAACAGTCTGAGGATCATTTCTTAGTTTTCCTCCTTTTTTGTTCAATTGCTTGTCTGTTTTTTGAATTGTATCTTGAGATGGGATCGTATATTGGTGTTAATTTCCTAGAATTTGATTTTGCGTAGCTTAAAGCATAAATACTCAACCCCTTTCTCTTTGTATTATGCAATGATTGTTCACACTGGCAACCACAAGTTTAGAACGCCATTAGAACTGATATAGAACCTAGAGAGTTCTTTGTGTTATCGAGAATAATCTGCCAGTTTTTGCAGTAATATAAAAAACCTTGGACGTGAActgcattttgatattaattGAGTTTTCTATTGTGCAAGGCATAGTTGTTCTTATTTCATCTTGCAGAAAGTAAAGTTCTTGAACTCGCTTCAAACTTTACGAAGTTCATGACAGATAAATTTTTTATAGATGTTCTACCCTGGTGATATTATTTTGCTTCTTCAAAAGTTGTAAGACTGTTTTTTTCCACATGAAATACAGAGCGAACTTTTAAGCAAAGCAAATCTCTCATGAGAGTCTCCTCTGACCATGGATAATCCATCAGAAACTCTATCTAATGAAGCAAATCTGTCTAGAGAATCTCCTCTCACCATGGACAGTCCATCAGTAGTTCTCCCTAACAGCGGACTTCCAAATATCTCACATCATGAAGAAAATGTTGTCAAAGATCAATATCAAGAGGAAACAACAAGTAATAAGCAGCAGGAATCTGCGATCGAGAATTCTGAGCAATTTTCTGATGTCTCATTATTTGGACAATACACAGTCACAGAAGAGACAGATGGAACAAATCACCAGAGGGGAATGAATTTGAAGGATTCTGCAAATCAGGTTCCAAACCAACTTCAAGAAGGTGAATCTGTTGAACTAGTTGATGCTCATATAATTCCTGATTTGATTGCCTCCAATGACAGTAGAGATATTGAAGGGAGATTGGATACTTTGCCCAACGAGCTCAATCTGCCTAATGAAAATGGCAGAATACAAAAGAAGGCAGCAACAGAATTAGCTTCATTTGTTAAACCTGTAAAAAATTTCAATGTAAAACCAAACAGAGGCATTGTTGACACTACTGCACCTTTTGAATCTGTCAAGGAGGCAGTCACCAAGTTTGGAGGAATTGTTGATTGGAAAGCTCACAAGCAAAATACTTTAGAGGTAATGGCAATTCCCTTGGATAACTAGTATCTCGATAATAAATCGTAACAACATCATTATGTGTTTGTTTGTATATATCTTTCCATATTGTGTTGAGTTTTCCCTTTTGCACTTAAGCAGATGGAACACTGATTCTAGCTTTCAATGCACTATCTTCCCATAGTTTTTAATTTCAAAGAAGAATCTTGTTACGCCACAATATTCATCTATTAGACTGACTATCCTGATTGTTTCTGTATTGATTTCAAGTAAACAATAAAATGGAAATTAAGACAAATTTTGAATGGGCTATATGCAGAAACGTAAGCTAGTCCAGTTGGAACTTGAGAGGATCCTAGCAGAAATTCCTGATTGCAGAAATCAATCTGAAGCAGCAGAGGAGAGTAAAATGCAGGTGCTCAAGGAACTGGGTCGAACCAATAGGATCATAGAAGAGTTGATGCTGAACCTTGAGAAAGCCCAAACTGAAGAAGCTCAGGCAAAGCAGGACTCGGAGTTGGCTCAACTAAGggccaaagaaatggagcaaGGAATTGCAAGTGATTCTAGTATTGCTGCTAAAGCACAACTTGAGGTTGCTAAAGCGAGGTATGAAGCAGCAGTTGCAGAACTGAAGACAGTAAAAGCTGAGTTGGAAACTTTGCTAGGAGAGTATATCTCCTTGGTTAATGAAAGAGATTTCACAATTAAAAAAACTGAAGATGCTACTTCTTCTCTGAAGGAGATTGAGAAGATAGCCGAGGAACTGATGTTCAATCTCATCACATCAAAGGAATCACTAGAGTCAGCCCATGCTGCCCATCTAGAAGCAGAAGAACATAGGATTGGTGCATCCTTGTCAAGAGAGCAAGATAATCTTGCATGGGAAAAGGAACTAATGGATGCTGAGGGAGAGGTGAAGCAACTTAATCATCATTTTTCATTGACAAAAGATCTGAAATCGAAACTAGAGACTGCATCTACCTTATTGGTCGATCTCAAGGCTGAACTAGCATCTTATATGGAATcaaagttaaataaggaatctgAGATTTCTGACAACAAACTGTCAGATGATTTAGAAGagacaaagaaaacacaagactCTGTTCATTTATTAGCTTTGCTAAAAAAAGAACTTGAGGAAGTAAAAGCTAGTATTGtgaaagccaaagaagaggttgATTGTCTGAGAGTTGCAGTTCCATCCCTCCAATCTAAGCTGGACAAAGAAAGGTCATCCATCATTAATCTGCAACAGAGAGAAGGGATGGCATCAATAGCAGTTTCTTCTCTTGAATCTGAGCTTGATAGGACCAAACAAGATCTGGAAGTGGTTCATTTGAATGAAAAAACAACCAGAAGAAAGATGGTAGAACTGCCTAAATTGTTGCAACAGGCAGCTCAGGAAGCAGATGAAGCCAAGACTGCTGCTCAGATAGCACAAGAAGAACTAAGGAAGTTCAAAGATGAAGCAGATCAAGCAAAAGCAAGTGCGAGCACAAAAGGTATCAAATTGCTTGCAGCTTTGAAGGAAATTGAAGCAGCTAAAGCATCAGAGAGGCTGGCATTTGCAGCAATTAAAACCCTGCAAGAGAGTCAGCAAGTTGCGAGCATCTGTGCAGGTGATTCTCCTAACACTGTGACTATTCCGTTGGATGAGTACTTCAATCTCAGCAAGAGAGCTCATGACGCTGAAGAGCTTGCCCATGAGAGAGTAACAGCTGCAATTACACAGATTGAGGTGTCTAAGCAATCTGAgcagaagaacttagagaggctGAATGAGGCACTTAGAGAGATGGAATTACAGAAAGAAGGACTTACTGCTGCAACAGAGAAATCTGAGAAGGCAAAGGAAGGAAAATTGGATGCTGAACAAGAGTTGAGGAAATGGAGAGCTGAACACGAGCGTCGTAGAAGAGCTAGTAATGAAGCTAAGGGAGGAGTAGACCCTCAAAGGATCACGCCTAAGCTTCTCGAGCAGCCCAGTGAATTACGAAGCTTTACCAAGAGTGAAAAAGGTGTCGGTTTCGTTTCGATGGCTGATTCAAAGCAATACATATCAGAAGGCAATTCAAATACTGGTGTACTAGAAGTGAAGACAAGGAAAAGTAAGAAATCATTGGTACCAACGTTAGCTTCGCTCTTAGGCCAGAAAAAACCTCAACCAATTCAGTAACAATGCTGAATATACAATTTCCAGAGATCAAATTGCTGTTGTTCTATATTACTACACGTATAATAAGCTTCCTTATATGTTTGCTTTTTGAAATGGTAAAAGTTTGTAATGTctttaattagttataccttttggcGAATATGTTTATATGAGAAAGTTTGCATTATTTACACTGTGAAAGTCATGTAATTTGGTCCTATTTCAACATTGTTATAGCTTCAAATTGCCATTCTGATTTGCTTCATATGCCTGAATACTACAGCCCAACTACACATTGCTTCATTGCTATGTTTATAATATGGACTCATCAATGAGCTTACAtggttaaattaaaaataattatgttgaTAATAAAACAGTTGATTTCATTTATTTCCTAGATGGGTTAGTATCGTGTACATGATTACATGGAAGCAAGTACTACAatgattattttaatataaattagttttcttttctccaatGTAGTTCATGACTCATGAGTTGTTTGGTTTTGTGTGCAAATATATGCTTGTGGTTGTAGCTTGATCACTCCATCCCAATTTGTAAAACTATactcctaaaaataaaataaaataatcaccaAGAAAATCGAAGACAACAATCAGCAAcaacatgaataaagaaaaaaaatagtttccCCTTTTTAAATCACTTTAGTTGTGTAAAGATAAAAGAAGGTTAGTTTGACCCCTTTTCTTTGCCTTTCTTAaaccatttaaaaaataaatcatcataat from Zingiber officinale cultivar Zhangliang chromosome 6B, Zo_v1.1, whole genome shotgun sequence carries:
- the LOC121992994 gene encoding protein WEAK CHLOROPLAST MOVEMENT UNDER BLUE LIGHT 1-like, which gives rise to MDNPSETLSNEANLSRESPLTMDSPSVVLPNSGLPNISHHEENVVKDQYQEETTSNKQQESAIENSEQFSDVSLFGQYTVTEETDGTNHQRGMNLKDSANQVPNQLQEGESVELVDAHIIPDLIASNDSRDIEGRLDTLPNELNLPNENGRIQKKAATELASFVKPVKNFNVKPNRGIVDTTAPFESVKEAVTKFGGIVDWKAHKQNTLEKRKLVQLELERILAEIPDCRNQSEAAEESKMQVLKELGRTNRIIEELMLNLEKAQTEEAQAKQDSELAQLRAKEMEQGIASDSSIAAKAQLEVAKARYEAAVAELKTVKAELETLLGEYISLVNERDFTIKKTEDATSSLKEIEKIAEELMFNLITSKESLESAHAAHLEAEEHRIGASLSREQDNLAWEKELMDAEGEVKQLNHHFSLTKDLKSKLETASTLLVDLKAELASYMESKLNKESEISDNKLSDDLEETKKTQDSVHLLALLKKELEEVKASIVKAKEEVDCLRVAVPSLQSKLDKERSSIINLQQREGMASIAVSSLESELDRTKQDLEVVHLNEKTTRRKMVELPKLLQQAAQEADEAKTAAQIAQEELRKFKDEADQAKASASTKGIKLLAALKEIEAAKASERLAFAAIKTLQESQQVASICAGDSPNTVTIPLDEYFNLSKRAHDAEELAHERVTAAITQIEVSKQSEQKNLERLNEALREMELQKEGLTAATEKSEKAKEGKLDAEQELRKWRAEHERRRRASNEAKGGVDPQRITPKLLEQPSELRSFTKSEKGVGFVSMADSKQYISEGNSNTGVLEVKTRKSKKSLVPTLASLLGQKKPQPIQ